In Sciurus carolinensis chromosome 13, mSciCar1.2, whole genome shotgun sequence, a genomic segment contains:
- the C13H2orf81 gene encoding uncharacterized protein C2orf81 homolog: protein MAHDGSVSFSSTGGASAGKRQERQERQARDRGPTRSKAEKARPPTVTVPQVDIVPGRLNEAEWIALTAVEEGEDVVGDILADLLARVMDSAFQVYLTQQCIPFTISQAREAMLQIIEWRFLARDEGDSAVAEDPTWGEDEEPLVCATDAWAQGSVPVLHAPALEVLENCQDEGPGNLDRIPLRRSWPGRCSQELTESWERSLSVTLGPQSNPELFQEAEPGDTPEEPDRGAGSHSSLVSFLNGSVQPSLEVELVESPHPFLELSQVAHPQASVERQSPLHLSPHLSLEDLYSCIPQPDASGDQLKLKTQALPRIASDVLVPFPSEGDTSTLSASASFQSQQPVSLDARHGTLQSRVGHKAAKVRLDPAQLPRHWVRPLAEVLVPDSEVRPLEAYRGHQRGKTKAQAGTQASGPHVRASLAAFFPLQPDVPFRVVGPEPRLQLPTLNLGPLSPSFGSKLPLPSPGIRFLDTHLRVVEVPRSTSPNVWPSAKWPSGYEGEAKLLGNLWAGRRRVPPQGLGLADKEDQASGWSQTMPQVLEATSQVFWKPLLVPQAVKLAPGVSMWNQRTQVLLNSTVSQEEAKEEGDASPVIEQRPIQKGVSKPHVTAEQLTRSATPKVWLLPSKPMPHSGS, encoded by the exons GGAGGCTCAATGAGGCTGAGTGGATCGCATTAACAGctgtggaggagggagaggacgTGGTGGGAGACATTCTGGCAGATCTGCTGGCTCGAGTCATGGACTCGGCCTTCCAAGTCTACCTGACACAGCAG TGCATTCCATTTACCATCAGTCAGGCCCGGGAGGCCATGCTGCAGATCATTGAGTGGCGCTTCCTGGCCCGGGATGAGGGAGACTCTGCAGTGGCTGAGGACCCTACATGGGGTGAGGACGAAGAGCCCCTGGTGTGCGCTACTGATGCTTGGGCTCAGGGCTCCGTACCTGTGCTGCATGCACCTGCCTTGGAGGTTCTGGAGAACTGCCAAGATGAA GGACCTGGGAACCTGGACCGGATCCCTTTAAGAAGATCGTGGCCAGGTAGATGTTCCCAGGAACTGACGGAATCTTGGGAGCGTTCTCTGAGTGTCACCTTGGGCCCCCAGTCCAACCCGGAGCTGTTTcaggaggcagagcctggggatACTCCGGAGGAACCTGATCGTGGGGCAGGAAGCCACTCTTCGTTGGTTTCGTTCTTGAATGGGAGTGTACAACCATCGTTGGAAGTGGAACTTGTAGAGAGTCCTCACCCTTTCCTGGAGCTGTCCCAAGTAGCCCACCCCCAGGCTTCTGTGGAGAGGCAGAGCCCACTACACCTCAGCCCCCACCTGTCGCTGGAGGACCTCTACTCTTGCATTCCCCAACCAGATGCGTCTGGGGACCAGCTAAAACTCAAGACCCAGGCATTACCCCGCATTGCCTCAGACGTGTTAGTGCCCTTCCCCTCTGAGGGCGACACCAGTACTCTCAGCGCATCAGCATCCTTCCAGTCGCAGCAGCCTGTGAGCTTGGATGCACGGCATGGCACACTTCAGTCCAGGGTGGGCCACAAGGCAGCCAAGGTGCGCTTGGACCCTGCGCAGCTTCCTCGCCACTGGGTGCGCCCCCTAGCTGAGGTCCTGGTTCCAGACTCAGAGGTTCGCCCCTTGGAAGCCTACCGTGGGCACCAGCGGGGAAAGACCAAGGCCCAGGCTGGAACCCAAGCCTCTGGTCCCCATGTTCGTGCCTCTCTGGCGGCATTCTTCCCTCTCCAGCCTGATGTTCCTTTCCGTGTTGTGGGCCCAGAACCCAGACTTCAATTACCCACTTTAAACTTAGGCCCACTGTCACCATCCTTTGGGTCCAAGCTACCTCTCCCAAGCCCTGGGATCCGCTTTCTGGACACGCACCTGCGGGTTGTTGAAGTCCCCCGCAGCACCAGCCCCAATGTGTGGCCCAGTGCCAAGTGGCCCAGTGGCTATGAGGGGGAGGCCAAGCTGCTGGGCAACCTGTGGGCAGGTCGTAGACGTGTGCCCCCACAGGGCCTGGGGCTTGCTGACAAGGAAGACCAGGCTTCTGGATGGTCCCAAACAATGCCTCAGGTCCTCGAGGCCACATCCCAGGTATTCTGGAAGCCACTGTTGGTGCCACAAGCAGTGAAGCTGGCTCCTGGTGTGAGCATGTGGAACCAGAGAACCCAGGTGCTGCTCAACTCTACTGTGTCCCAAGAAGAAGCCAAAGAAGAAGGAGATGCCTCTCCTGTAATTGAGCAGCGCCCCATCCAGAAAGGTGTGTCCAAGCCACATGTGACAGCAGAACAACTAACAAGGAGTGCAACCCCCAAAGTGTGGTTGCTTCCCTCCAAGCCCATGCCCCATTCTGGGTCCTGA